Part of the bacterium genome is shown below.
CTTCGACGGCGTCGGATTCCGGCATCATCTGTGGTCGTCGCCGCGGATGGCGCCGGCGGGGGTGGTCGCGCGGATCACGGAATCGGCGGTCCACCTGAGCATCACCGCGGCGCAGGCGGAGCAGTGTCCGGCCTACGAGGAAGAGCACGTCTTCAAGATCGGCAACACCGGGTTCTTCCGTCACCGGGAGGGTTGGCGGGCCGGGTGATGCGGACGACGATTCGCACCATGTGTCCGATGAACTGCCACCCCACGCTGTGCGGGATGCTCGTGGACGTGGAGAACGGACGCGTCACGGGCGTGCGCGGCGATCCCGACAATCCGGACAGCCGCGGCTTTCTCTGTGTCCGCGGGCAGGCGTCGCAGGAGATCATCGGCAACCCGCGGCGGCTTCTGGCGCCGATGGTCCGGGACCGGCGCTCGGCGGACGCCTGGCGGCAGACGACGTGGGACGAGGCGCTCGGCCGCATCGCCGCGCGGATGCGCGAGGCGGGCCGCGAGGCGGTCGCGCTGTGGCAGGGCCACGGCAACAACGCCAACAGCTACGGCGTCCGGACCGGCGGGCAGCTGCTGCGCCGGTTTGCGAACCTCTACGGTTGCCAGTGGTGGAACTCGACCATGATCTGCTGGGGCCTCGGGGCGTTTGGGATCGCGCTCACCGGGCCCATCGAGACCAGCACGAAGGAAGACATGGGCGCGCACGCGGGGCTCATCGTGCTCTGGGGCGCGAATCTGGCGAGCCAGCCCAACACCGCCCGCCATCTCGCCGCGGCGCGCCGGCGCGGCGCCGGCATCGTCACGATCGACGTG
Proteins encoded:
- a CDS encoding DUF2171 domain-containing protein, with amino-acid sequence MADNRDRPRPGDDTDGVSWRMIAAGMPVVASDGTQVGRVTHALGDPDQDIFDGVGFRHHLWSSPRMAPAGVVARITESAVHLSITAAQAEQCPAYEEEHVFKIGNTGFFRHREGWRAG